Part of the Halobacteriovorax vibrionivorans genome, AAAAAGAGGAATCCAATAATTACAATTTGAAGAACAATAACTACTATCGTTAAGGCCATTAATTCATTCCTTCTTTTTCACTAGGCATTTTATATGCCTGTGGATTCAACTGCTTCTTTTGCTCTTTTAAAAATTGTAGGCCATCGACCCAATTACCTTGCACTCTCACTCCCCAATGAAGATGTGGAGCACTCGAGCGTCCAGTATTACCACTTAAAGCTATAATTTGACCACGTTTAACTGTATCGCCAGTTTTAACTTTAAATTCTGACAAGTGGCAATACATTGTGATGACACCAGCACCGTGATCAATAAAGACAGCCTTTCCATTAAAGAAGAGATCTTCAACAAGGATTACTTTCCCATCGTTTGATGCTTTGATTGGCGTTGGCCTTCTTGCTCGCATATCCGTACCAGAATGCCAGCTATTTTTCTTATCGTTAAATACACGACGATTACCATAAACAGCGGTGATCTTACTATTTAGCGGGCGGATAAATTCTTTATCTGTTAATGAACGATCTGTAACAGCACTTGCATAAGCTTCACTTTGTAGTTTTACTTCTCTTTTCCAGCGCTCAACCGCTTCAGGAGAAAGATCAACGTGCTTCTTTGCCACCTTGATATAAGATTTCTTATAATCAAATGGCCTTATATTAAATGTCGTAAAGTGATACTGAACTTCACTTCCGTAGACCTTAGACTTTAAGTAGCAATGAACATTACTTGGCGCATCTGTTTTCTCACCATCTTTTGTTTCAAAGTACCAATATCTCGGAGCATAGAATGCCGTTATTTTTCCATTTTTAATTTCGTGAGATAGCCTCTTATCTCCACAGAGAATATGAAATTCTTCCCCGAGACTTGGCAGGTCTAAAATAATCTTATTCACCTTACCTGGGTAGGCTATACGTTGTTCAACGTCATAAGTTCCAAGCTTTGGTAGAGGCTTAAGGCCTGCACATGAACAGAGAAAGAGTAAAAATGAAAATAGGAAAAATGTTGTATTGTGTCTCATAAGGAAATTATGGCAAATAAGTTGCGATTTTTAAAGGCCTATTGCTTTAAAAGTGCTAAAAATAAGGGTATAAACAAATATATTTATTTCGAAGGGGTAATTAAATGGCGACGATTAGGCCACAAAATGCAAAAGGGACACGTGACTTTGGTCCACTTGAATCATCAAGACGAAATTATATATTTGATACAATTAAAAAAAGGTTTCAATCACATGGCTTTATGCCGCTAGAGACACCTGCCGTTGAGAACCTGAACGTCCTCACTGGTAAATATGGAGAAGAAGGAGATAAGCTTCTTTTTCGCGTTCTAAACTCAGGAGACTTTCTAAAGAAGGTAAAGCCAGAAGATTTAGAAGAGAAGAATCTTGGAGCAATTTCAGCAAAGATGTGTGATCGAGGTCTGCGCTATGACCTTACCATCCCATTTGCTCGCTATGTGTGTGCCAATTTAAATGAACTGGCCCTCCCATTTAAACGCTATCAAATTCAGCCAGTTTGGCGTGCGGATCGTCCTCAAAAAGGCCGTTATCGCGAATTCTATCAATGTGATGGAGATATTATTGGAACAGAATCACTTCTAAGTGAAGTTTCCCTAGTTGAAGTCTATCACGATGTTTTTAACGACCTAAAGCTTGATGGTGTTGAAATCGTCATCAACAACAGAAAGATCCTTCAAGGTATTGCTAGTGTTCTCGGCGTCAGCGATAAGCTTACCGATATGACTATTGCCATTGATAAGCTCGATAAGATTGGAGCTGAGAAAGTTGGAGAAGAACTTTTAAAACGCGACTTTAGTGAAGAGCAAGTAGCAAGACTCTCAACACTTCTTACCTTAGAAGGAAGCTCTGATGAGAAGCTTTCAACAATCAAAGAATTTCTAGGAGAAGACGAAGTTGGAAAACTTGGCCTTGAAGAACTTGAATTCGTTCTCTCAAATGTGCGTGAGCTAGGAATTGAAAACCTTGTCTTTGATCCGACTCTAGCAAGAGGACTTGATTACTACACAGGTTGCATTTTTGAAGTAAAACTTGTTGATGGTTCAATGGGAAGTATCGGTGGCGGTGGACGCTATGACGATCTAACGAGTATGTTTGGTCAAAAAGAGAAGCTCTCAGGTGTTGGAATCTCATTTGGAGCTGAAAGAATTTATGATGTCATGCTTGATCGTGGACTCTTTGAAGATATCAGCGCAAGCGTAGATTTTATGATCATCAATATGAGTGATGACGACCAAAAAGAATACCTCCAAATTGCTCGCAACTTTAGAGCACAAGGCCGTTCAATTGAGATCTACCCTACTTCGGCCAAGATGAAGAAGCAGATGACTTACGCCAACAAGCGTGGGGTTAAGAATGTAATCTTCTATGGGGATCAGGAAAAAGAACAAAGAATTTTAAAAATAAAAGACATGGAAACAGGTCAAGAGAAACAAGAAAGCCTCGCATAGCGAGGCTTCTTTATTTCTAACGAAATGAATTCGTTTGATTATCCTAGGATATCGTATGGACGAATTGTCTTTCTACCGTTAGCTGTACATCTCTTTTGAGCTTGATCAACTAGCCAGTATACGTACTCGTTCATTGCTTCAAGAGCGTCTGAAGATACGTTGTATCCTTTACCCTTTAGTGCTTCTTTAGTTTTTGAACCAACTAGTAGCATTTCCTTTTTCTTAGTTGATTTCTTAGCTGCTTTTTTCTTTGGAGCTGCTTTCTTCTTAGTTGCTGCTTTTTTCTTTTTAGCCATTTTAAACCTCTTGTTTAGTTGTTTTAGTAGAAAAATATGTAATATAGTAATTTTAAGTACCTAGCATTTATTACGTCAATAAAAAAAACCGATCGCCTCCTATAATCGCCGAAAATTAGGCTTAATTATCCTAAATAACTGGGTAAAATACGTCATTTTGCATAAAATCATTCCTTGAGATAGTCTTTAGAGATGGAAAAGCAAGTGTTTAAAATTGCAAGCCAAAAAAGCAACAGGTTCATTTTAGTAATTAAGAATCTTACTAGTCACACTAGTGTGCTTGAGATAAATAAGTGCCATCTTGTTATGCTTGTGTCTCCGCAAAAACTAACGGCTCTATTACCGAAAAATAGCTGTGCCCTAGGGCATAGGATTGAATTATATATTGTCCAAAATTCACTTGTAACAAAGGCCAATTCAGCCGATTTAACAAAGCATGAGCAGGCCATAAAGCTAACAAGTGAAGTCATGGATATTGGTGCATATAACGACGAGCAGAACCACGTAACTTTTAAAGTTCTGGAAGAGAGTAAGGAGATGCACGAGAAGATTGAAAATGTAATTTTGAATCGATTAGAGAAGACAAATAATTTATTAGATAAATTTAGGAAAGTACCAGTCGATGAGTAACGAAGATTCAAGAAAACAAACATTCTTTAAAGACTTAGAAGTCTTAGTGGTTGAGTCTCTCGGGAATGCCCGTGTTGCATACGAGAATGCATTCAAGTCACTTGGTATTGAACGTAAGAATGTACGTTTTGCTAAGACTTTTCATGATGCCCTTAAAGAGCTCGACTCTTTTGAGCCCAATCTTGTTTTTAGCTACGAAGTACTTGATCAAGGTCGCTATAACGACGTTTTAAAGAAGCACTTAAAGCTTCAGCCAAATCGAATCAACAACAGCTTCATTCTACTGACTCAAAACGATTCCATTGATGCGATTTCAAAAATTGCTCAACAACAAGTGGATCTCGTTCTACCGATCCCATTCACTGTAGATAGTATAAAAGCCTTAATGGATAAGTTATACGAGATGAAGTCATCTCCAAGTGATTATCGAAAACTTATCAATGCCGCTTATGAACAAGTAGGAAAAGATCATGCAAAAGTTTTTGAGATTGTAGAGAAGGCCAGAGAGTTATCAAAAGGGCCATATGAAACATATTATCTGGAAGGACTTTGTCATTTCAAAGATAAGAATTTTGAAGAGTCCCTTAAAGCACTTGAGAAGTCTTATACAATAAACCCAAAAGACTTTAATACTCTAAAGCTATTTTTTAAAACTTATAAACATCAGAAAAATTACTATATGGCCTTGCAGTATTCACTTAAACTACATGCGGACTACCCTATTTCACCTGATATGTTGAAAGACTTATCAATGGTTGCAGTTGCAGCTGGTAAGCATGAATTAATTTTAAATTATTATGATGCTTATAAGAAAGTAAATGAGCCTTCAGATGAAATCAAAGATGCCATTTCTGCGGCCATTGTCATCTATGCTCGATGTGAACTTGAAAAAATTGAATTTGATAAATCATCTATTCAAGACTTACAAAAAAATAAGAAATACTTAAAGGCATTAAAGCTAATTGAGGAAGCTTCAATCATTTGCGCAACAAAGCCTGCAATTTTAGAAAAAATGATTATTATCCTGACTCAAACACCAGATAATAAGACCACCAAATTCGTGCAAGTTAAGCAAAAAGAAAAATTTCCAAAGTATGAGAATGCTCCACTCATGGATGCCCTCGTCGCAGATAAAGACTCTACTGCTTCCCAGTCTTTAAAGATGGCCATCGACACATTAAATAGTGGATTCAAATCAGAAGAATTATTTGAAATTATCATCAAACGCTCTGTCGATATGAATCGTAAAGAAGAGAGTATTCAGGAGTGGTATGAGCAGGCCATCAAAATCTATCCCCATATGAAGTCTCGTCTGAATAAATTTTATAACGCTTAACGAAATTCCAGTCACTTACGCACTTTTGAAAAATAAATTCCTTTGCAGAATTTTTCTTAAATTATATAAAAATGGGAAATATTAGGGAGGGGTTTATTATGTTTAGAGCAGTTATATTGCTAGTGGCCATTGTTTATCTAACAAGCACAATGGCACAATTTAGAGCACCACAAATACCGAACTATACACAATCTGCATGTGTTGAAAAATTGT contains:
- a CDS encoding M23 family metallopeptidase; translated protein: MRHNTTFFLFSFLLFLCSCAGLKPLPKLGTYDVEQRIAYPGKVNKIILDLPSLGEEFHILCGDKRLSHEIKNGKITAFYAPRYWYFETKDGEKTDAPSNVHCYLKSKVYGSEVQYHFTTFNIRPFDYKKSYIKVAKKHVDLSPEAVERWKREVKLQSEAYASAVTDRSLTDKEFIRPLNSKITAVYGNRRVFNDKKNSWHSGTDMRARRPTPIKASNDGKVILVEDLFFNGKAVFIDHGAGVITMYCHLSEFKVKTGDTVKRGQIIALSGNTGRSSAPHLHWGVRVQGNWVDGLQFLKEQKKQLNPQAYKMPSEKEGMN
- the hisS gene encoding histidine--tRNA ligase, which encodes MATIRPQNAKGTRDFGPLESSRRNYIFDTIKKRFQSHGFMPLETPAVENLNVLTGKYGEEGDKLLFRVLNSGDFLKKVKPEDLEEKNLGAISAKMCDRGLRYDLTIPFARYVCANLNELALPFKRYQIQPVWRADRPQKGRYREFYQCDGDIIGTESLLSEVSLVEVYHDVFNDLKLDGVEIVINNRKILQGIASVLGVSDKLTDMTIAIDKLDKIGAEKVGEELLKRDFSEEQVARLSTLLTLEGSSDEKLSTIKEFLGEDEVGKLGLEELEFVLSNVRELGIENLVFDPTLARGLDYYTGCIFEVKLVDGSMGSIGGGGRYDDLTSMFGQKEKLSGVGISFGAERIYDVMLDRGLFEDISASVDFMIINMSDDDQKEYLQIARNFRAQGRSIEIYPTSAKMKKQMTYANKRGVKNVIFYGDQEKEQRILKIKDMETGQEKQESLA
- a CDS encoding tetratricopeptide repeat protein; amino-acid sequence: MSNEDSRKQTFFKDLEVLVVESLGNARVAYENAFKSLGIERKNVRFAKTFHDALKELDSFEPNLVFSYEVLDQGRYNDVLKKHLKLQPNRINNSFILLTQNDSIDAISKIAQQQVDLVLPIPFTVDSIKALMDKLYEMKSSPSDYRKLINAAYEQVGKDHAKVFEIVEKARELSKGPYETYYLEGLCHFKDKNFEESLKALEKSYTINPKDFNTLKLFFKTYKHQKNYYMALQYSLKLHADYPISPDMLKDLSMVAVAAGKHELILNYYDAYKKVNEPSDEIKDAISAAIVIYARCELEKIEFDKSSIQDLQKNKKYLKALKLIEEASIICATKPAILEKMIIILTQTPDNKTTKFVQVKQKEKFPKYENAPLMDALVADKDSTASQSLKMAIDTLNSGFKSEELFEIIIKRSVDMNRKEESIQEWYEQAIKIYPHMKSRLNKFYNA